The genomic stretch AATGAAAAGCTTTGAGGCAACCGATTGAGcaaattctaaaattaaatgCATCGAATTCTTCAATGCGCACTTACTTCTTCGATGCTCGTGCTGTGATCAGTTGATAGCTGCAATGCTCCAAGTTCCAATTCTTGATTGGATCCCTCGATTTCCAGAGTCTCTACGCGTCCCCCGAGCCTGTCATCGGGGTTTCTTTTTGTTCTATTCTGTGCCACAATTGCTCGGCTGTCTCCTACATTCATCACATAAACATCTTCATCCCTCATCAACACAACCAGCAGGCAGGATCCCATCAGGGCTAGCTCAGGGTTGCAATCCATCACCTTATCCGCCATCTCCAAGTATTCATGCTCCGTAGTCTCCAACGCCCGTGCAAGCGCTGCCAAAACCAATCCATGATCAGGCACAGGACCATTCTTCCTCTTCCTGTGTCTACTGTTCACGGCGACTTGCTTGATCTCTTTGACCTTTTCATCGGAATCGTATATCCACTTGGGAAGCCACATTTTCCGGCCATCCTTCCGCCAGCTCCCAATCCCATACCTCATCTTCGATAATGTGAAGGCAAACCCGCCAGACCCCGCGGAGATGTCAAGTTCACCGTCTCCGTCTCCCTCGGCGAGCAACTCCCAGAGCCGCTTTCCAACCTTGGAATCCTCTTGAAAGGCGACTCTTTTCTCGCTCCCTTCATCTAAATCTGCTTCCCCGGGCGCGTCTTCTTCAACTTCCTCCCAAAAAAGGTCACGGAGCTCGCTCAACACCGCAGGGTAAAGATTTCCGACGAGGAATTCTGGGGCTTCTGGCCCATTGAACCCATCATAGATCCCAACGAAGAGCCACCGCTGCTCCTCGGAGACTACCACGTGGACCCGGTCCTCTCCAGCTTTTCCGTGAGCCCACTGCACGTTCTCCTCGGCAACGGACACAGAGGGATCGACTTCCTGGTCGCCTTGCCGAGCGAGGAAGCTCCGGAGAGGAAATACCCATGGACGATTCTTCTCGGAGATGCTTCTCCGGAGAAGCATCGGCTTCCGAAACCTACTGGAGATACCacgacgcttcttcttcttcacgagAGGACCAGAGAAGGGGACAGGCTCAAGGGGTCCGGAGAGCGCCCCTCGCTCGATCGGGCCGGAGAGGAAAAACCCGCGATCGAGCGGCCCCGAGGCCACCGCAGCTGCGGAGAGCTGGAGCGGAATGGCCGAGAAAGAAGAGGAGCTCCGAAAGCCAGCCAAGTTAGGGCGGCCAGCGAGATCGTACAGGGGAAGAGGGGCGGAAGAGTTGGCGGAGACGGACGCACCGGAGATGGTCTTGAAAGCGATCTCCCCGCCTCCCGCTGCACCTCCACCTCTATCTTCGTCTCCGGCAGACAGAAGCGAGGAGGATCGGGAGTGGACAGGGGAGGAAGACCGGACATAGCAGAAGGAGTGGCCCAAGGCCTCGTCCAGCGGGCCCAGATCATAGATCGGATGGCCTCCGTCGACCTCACCGGATTCAACTCCGTCGCCGGCGGGGCGGAGGCAGTGAAGAAGACGGTGACGGGAGGCGCCGCTCCCCATCGCCACCAAATCCCTCCCTCTCCTTCGAGTCAGTGGAAGGAAGCAAAGGAAACGCAACTACTCCAAAACTTACTCGAACTCGGAGTCCATTTCccgatttattttaattaatttaactaaataaaGATTTCCGCActaaataataaaacaaaaaatcAATTTCTCTACTCACTTTCTCACCTCGACTGACTGCTCGTCAGCCACTTCTAATGAGTGGTGGTCCCCCCTTCCCTGCTGCGGGTTCCCTGCCCTGCTGCTTGACTacctcgctctctctctctcttcacgCCGTTCGCCTCGGTGACAGCGCTGACGTGGCGCGACGCTCGACGACGTGGCATTCTCACAACGCAAGTCAACTGCGCGGCTCCTCCGCTTTAATGCGAATTAAACGCATTGTTGGGTGGAGGGCCCCCGTGGGGGCGCCACGTTTCGCATCGGAGGGCGGGGATCGAGCTCGGTAACGTCGTCGTCACGGAGTCAAAGGGCGGCACGAGCCCGCTTCTCGCGTCGAGATCCGAGATCCCCTCCAGCGCTCGCCCTATGGATTGACGCCGACTGCGAATCCGAACCGTTGATTCCGATTTGAAGCCCATGCGCCGCAGAGCATTCGCGAATCGGATCCCAATCAAAGATTTTGGTGCGCCCCCTGCAAGTCAAGTCCAGTGGGGCACGTGCGATTCACGTGGAGTAGGAGGGATAGCGATTCGGAGTCCACCCAGTCGCCTACCCACCCCGACTTTGATGGCAGGAAGAAGATGGGGCCCGCCAATTGGGAATAGTCAGCGACTCAGCGACAAGCGTTCGAAAGAAGGGAGGAGAGGGGGGCTGGTGGTGGGTCCGATAGCTGCACTGGGGTCA from Zingiber officinale cultivar Zhangliang chromosome 5B, Zo_v1.1, whole genome shotgun sequence encodes the following:
- the LOC121984953 gene encoding probable protein phosphatase 2C 26 — translated: MGSGASRHRLLHCLRPAGDGVESGEVDGGHPIYDLGPLDEALGHSFCYVRSSSPVHSRSSSLLSAGDEDRGGGAAGGGEIAFKTISGASVSANSSAPLPLYDLAGRPNLAGFRSSSSFSAIPLQLSAAAVASGPLDRGFFLSGPIERGALSGPLEPVPFSGPLVKKKKRRGISSRFRKPMLLRRSISEKNRPWVFPLRSFLARQGDQEVDPSVSVAEENVQWAHGKAGEDRVHVVVSEEQRWLFVGIYDGFNGPEAPEFLVGNLYPAVLSELRDLFWEEVEEDAPGEADLDEGSEKRVAFQEDSKVGKRLWELLAEGDGDGELDISAGSGGFAFTLSKMRYGIGSWRKDGRKMWLPKWIYDSDEKVKEIKQVAVNSRHRKRKNGPVPDHGLVLAALARALETTEHEYLEMADKVMDCNPELALMGSCLLVVLMRDEDVYVMNVGDSRAIVAQNRTKRNPDDRLGGRVETLEIEGSNQELELGALQLSTDHSTSIEEEVLRIRQEHPDDNKCIVNDRVKGKLKVTRAFGAGYLKQPKWNDALLEMFRNDYVGTAPYISCTPSLCHRKLGTNDQFLVLSSDGLYQYLSNEEVVLHVQSFMERFPDGDPAQSLIEKLLFRAAKEAGLDFHELLDIPQGDRRKYHDDVTVMVISLAVDGRIWKSSGKCVKC